The sequence CCCGATGTCATTCTGGAGCCAGCAAACGTGTACGCGACCCTTGTCGCTCACCATACCACGAGACAGCCCGATCTCACACTCGGTCTTTTTCCCTGCCCAAACCCGCAAACAGCCGATATGGTCGCTTTAGATACCGATGGCCGTCATGTAACGGCCATTGAGATTAAGCCTACCCACACCGATTTGCGCTGGACATGGATGGCTGCTATCTGGTCGCCAGCAGTGACAGGCATTCTGAACGAGGTGGTAGCGGATGATCGAGCCGCTCGTCGGCGTGGTGAAGAGCGGCCAGAATTGCACATCGGCGTCGTTTTTCAAACGGCAATCGTGCGCGGTCTGAACATCGAAGGAGTGATTTTTCCGCACGGTCAGGCGCTCGATATTGGCACCCCAATGGGTTGGGAGCAGGCCTGTCGGTTGATGGGAGCGTAGGATCAGGGCTTTTCAACGTTTTCAACCTAACTGGCACAAAAGAGAGCAGAAGCGTGGGCGGAAGAGGCGAGTTCCCGGTCTGATTCTGGACGATAGCCTGTTCCCTGGTAACTCGCGATCATGTCCATCACTGTCGCGGTAGGAGCGGGTTCCAAACCCGCCCCTGATGGTGTTTTGACAGACCAAACAATGGTTTTCAGCCGTGCATCCAGGCGACCGCAAGATTGCGCCTCAGCGGAAGCAGGTAGGTGATGTTTATCGGTATTGCTCGGTTTTGAATAGTCTATGTATCAAAAGTCATCCAAAGCTGAGAACTCCGAAAATCCCTTTTCTAAACGCGGCCAGTGCCTTCAGCTCGCTGTAACCATTGCTTGCGCTAAAGCAGAAGCTCTCTTCCGAGAACTTGGAGCCACGCGACGATGACCACCCAGGTCGGAGACGTCATAACAATCATTTAAAACACATCGGCGACCATAATCGTATGATCACGACTGGGACCAACTGAGACAATACCCAGCCGGGCGCCTACCAACTGACAGATTCGTGCGATATACGCCTGGGCTGCATCGGGAAGATCGGCAAAGCGCCGTATATGGCGGGTAGGTTCTGACCAACCCGGCAACTCTTCGTAAACCGGTTCAATCTGCTCGAAGAGAGCGGTCGTCGTTGGTGGATATTCCAGAATTGCGTCATTCAATTTATAGCCAGTGCAAATTTTAATCGTCTCTAACCCGTCGAGAACATCGAGTTTCGTAATTGCCAGGGTATCGATCCCATTGACTTGGGCCGCATAGCGTGTCATGACCGCATCGAACCATCCAACCCGCCGCAAGCGACCGGTCGTTGTCCCAACTTCAGCCCAGGGTGTACCGATCTGCCGCAAGGTATCGGCTACAGCGCCATCAACCTCTGTTGGAAATGGCCCCTCGCCGACACGAGTCGTGTATGCCTTGACCACCCCGATCACCGAATTGATGCGCGTTGGCCCAATGCCACTACCCTGACAGGCGCCGGCTGCGCCGGGCGGCGAAGAGGTCACGAAGGGATACGTCCCATGGTCAATATCAAGTAATGCACCCTGTGCACCCTCAAGTAACACCGGTAGGTCCTTCTCTAATGCCCGGTGAATGATGGGATGAACATCGGTAATATGATTAGCCAGTCGTCGTCCATACTCTAAGTAAGTCAGATACGTATCGTGCAATGAAAGCGGACGGGCATTGT comes from Chloroflexus sp. Y-396-1 and encodes:
- a CDS encoding sugar phosphate nucleotidyltransferase; protein product: MMIGLIPAAGMATRLGALPCSKELLPVGAFTTPNGSRPRPVITYLLAQWQLAGIERALIVVRPGKWDILNYLGDGTAFGPRLGYLIVHEPYGAAYTLAAALPFIQGQTVVLGLPDVILEPANVYATLVAHHTTRQPDLTLGLFPCPNPQTADMVALDTDGRHVTAIEIKPTHTDLRWTWMAAIWSPAVTGILNEVVADDRAARRRGEERPELHIGVVFQTAIVRGLNIEGVIFPHGQALDIGTPMGWEQACRLMGA
- a CDS encoding adenylosuccinate synthase, with translation MPVVALIGAQWGDEGKGHLVDLLAARARLVIRYGGGNNAGHTVVNHLGTFKLHLVPSGIFDPGIVNVIGPGVVINPEVLIKEIDDLEARGVSTAKLFISDRAHVIMPYHIQLDQLQEEARGEGRIGTTGRGIGPAFADKMSRSGIRMGDLLHEETLLNRLRLVLEEKNRLLTRLYNARPLSLHDTYLTYLEYGRRLANHITDVHPIIHRALEKDLPVLLEGAQGALLDIDHGTYPFVTSSPPGAAGACQGSGIGPTRINSVIGVVKAYTTRVGEGPFPTEVDGAVADTLRQIGTPWAEVGTTTGRLRRVGWFDAVMTRYAAQVNGIDTLAITKLDVLDGLETIKICTGYKLNDAILEYPPTTTALFEQIEPVYEELPGWSEPTRHIRRFADLPDAAQAYIARICQLVGARLGIVSVGPSRDHTIMVADVF